A single Calidifontibacter indicus DNA region contains:
- a CDS encoding trans-sulfuration enzyme family protein → MSAEHDPSLSPATAVVALGRPERTPGASVGPAVEFTSTFVTGGANAYARFDNPTWNGFEEAVGRLEGGTALAFASGMGAIRAVVELVPVGGTVLVPQHSYNGTTGLLAALQETGRLTIRRADVSDETAYLDAMDHVDMVWLESPTNPMLEVANLPQLIEAARKSGAISVCDNTFATPLLQRPLELGADVVVHSATKYLSGHSDLIMGVTVTTDPQLQEKLHATRTLGGAIPGPMEAWLALRGLRTLHVRFERACANAAELAARLAQHPAVTKVRYPGSGAMIAIEVAGGVRAAEAVEQAIRVWLPATSLGGVESMLERRRRHASEPQTVPDNLLRLSVGIEDVDDLWTDLDRALRG, encoded by the coding sequence ATGAGCGCCGAGCACGACCCGAGCCTGTCCCCCGCCACCGCCGTCGTCGCCCTGGGGCGTCCCGAGCGCACCCCCGGCGCGTCTGTCGGCCCGGCGGTGGAGTTCACCTCCACCTTCGTCACCGGGGGCGCGAACGCGTACGCCCGCTTCGACAACCCCACCTGGAACGGTTTCGAGGAGGCCGTCGGACGGCTCGAGGGCGGCACCGCACTCGCCTTCGCCAGCGGCATGGGAGCGATCCGCGCGGTGGTCGAACTCGTACCGGTCGGCGGCACGGTGCTGGTGCCCCAGCACTCCTACAACGGAACCACGGGTCTGCTGGCGGCACTGCAGGAGACCGGACGGCTCACCATCCGTCGCGCCGATGTGTCGGACGAGACCGCGTACCTCGATGCGATGGACCACGTCGACATGGTGTGGCTGGAGTCGCCCACCAACCCGATGCTCGAGGTCGCCAACCTGCCCCAACTGATCGAAGCCGCCCGCAAGTCGGGGGCTATCTCGGTGTGCGACAACACTTTCGCGACACCGCTGTTGCAGCGGCCGCTCGAGCTCGGCGCCGATGTCGTGGTGCACTCGGCCACGAAGTACCTCTCGGGCCACTCCGACCTGATCATGGGCGTCACCGTGACCACCGACCCGCAACTGCAGGAGAAGCTGCACGCCACCCGCACCCTCGGCGGCGCGATCCCCGGACCGATGGAGGCCTGGCTGGCGCTGCGCGGGTTGCGCACGCTGCATGTGCGCTTCGAACGAGCCTGCGCCAACGCGGCCGAGTTGGCCGCGCGTTTGGCGCAGCACCCGGCCGTCACCAAGGTGCGTTACCCCGGCTCCGGCGCGATGATCGCGATCGAGGTGGCCGGTGGTGTGCGGGCCGCCGAAGCCGTCGAACAGGCGATCCGGGTGTGGCTGCCGGCCACCAGTCTCGGCGGGGTGGAGTCGATGCTCGAGCGCCGGCGCAGGCACGCGTCCGAACCGCAGACCGTGCCGGACAACCTGCTGCGACTGTCCGTGGGCATCGAGGACGTCGACGACCTCTGGACCGACCTCGACCGCGCGCTGCGCGGTTGA
- a CDS encoding D-alanine--D-alanine ligase family protein has product MNSQPAPQSSDRKPVVALVFGGRSSEHVVSCATAASVLRAIDRDKFDVLPIGITQQGGWVLMADDPEPLQLTASHTPSVQGSTEVLLSADPARRGLTVREPGEVPRELGDVDVVFPLLHGPFGEDGTIQGLFELSDTRYVGSGVSASAVMMDKHLMKVVFRAAGLPVGPYVLITDKEWQRDKGAAMDPVAALGWPVFVKPARAGSSFGVSRVDSQDGLEAAIEQARRFDPKVLVEAGIVGREVECGILEGRGSRPPRASQIGEITVTEGTHTFYDFESKYLDDSASLTCPADLPDDIAQQIREQSIRAFEAAGCEGLARVDWFYSPDGTLTLNEINTMPGFTPSSMYPRVWDAEGVDYASLITELIELALQRRVGLR; this is encoded by the coding sequence ATGAACAGCCAGCCCGCGCCCCAGTCCAGCGACCGCAAACCGGTCGTCGCCCTCGTCTTCGGCGGACGTTCCTCCGAGCACGTCGTGTCGTGCGCCACCGCCGCGAGCGTGCTGCGTGCGATCGACCGGGACAAGTTCGACGTGCTGCCGATCGGCATCACCCAGCAGGGTGGCTGGGTGCTCATGGCCGACGATCCCGAACCCTTGCAGCTCACCGCGTCCCACACGCCCTCGGTGCAGGGCAGCACCGAGGTGCTGCTGAGCGCCGACCCGGCCCGACGCGGACTCACCGTCCGCGAGCCGGGTGAGGTGCCGCGCGAACTCGGCGACGTCGATGTGGTGTTCCCGCTGCTGCACGGACCGTTCGGTGAGGACGGCACGATCCAGGGTCTGTTCGAGCTGTCCGACACCCGCTATGTCGGGTCGGGCGTCTCGGCGTCTGCGGTGATGATGGACAAGCACCTGATGAAGGTGGTGTTCCGCGCGGCCGGACTGCCGGTCGGGCCGTACGTGCTCATCACCGACAAGGAATGGCAGCGCGACAAGGGCGCCGCGATGGATCCGGTGGCGGCGCTCGGCTGGCCGGTCTTCGTCAAGCCCGCCCGCGCCGGCAGCAGTTTCGGGGTCAGCCGGGTCGACTCCCAGGACGGTCTGGAGGCCGCGATCGAGCAGGCCCGCCGGTTCGACCCGAAAGTGCTCGTCGAGGCCGGCATCGTCGGCCGCGAGGTCGAGTGCGGCATTCTCGAAGGCCGCGGCAGCCGGCCGCCCCGTGCCTCCCAGATCGGTGAGATCACCGTGACCGAGGGCACGCACACCTTCTACGACTTCGAGTCGAAGTACCTCGACGACTCCGCCTCGCTGACCTGCCCGGCCGACCTGCCGGACGACATCGCGCAGCAGATCCGCGAGCAGTCGATCCGGGCGTTCGAAGCGGCCGGCTGCGAGGGTCTCGCCCGGGTCGACTGGTTCTATTCGCCCGACGGCACGCTCACCCTCAACGAGATCAACACGATGCCCGGCTTCACGCCGTCGTCGATGTACCCGCGGGTGTGGGATGCCGAGGGTGTCGACTACGCGAGCCTGATCACCGAACTCATCGAGCTGGCGTTGCAGCGCCGCGTCGGTCTGCGCTGA
- a CDS encoding glycosyltransferase family 4 protein, protein MTVDGAPRVLLVMAEASGGIAGHVVDLAHRLTACAVPVAVATTPSSAARLRFDGEVFPVLRSGRSMPSSVRALRRLVGDLDVVHAHGHQAGVQAVLATAGLRSAPPVVITWHNALLAGGAAGVAGAAAERLQVARARLVTGASADLVQRARELGAKNATLTPVAADLTPWSGDPAAAKAELAAAHRLPADRPWVLTVSRIAPQKDLPTLLDASAKVEGAAFVVVGDGDPELTEQLRARIEAEHLPVHLVGASAQVPQFIAASRLLALPSRWEARSLVVQEALAGGLPCVVTDTGGLPELVGDAGLLVPVGDADALAAGIRRLLDDPDLVTHLSEAGRRRAAQLPDGDQVADDWVQRYRAVCG, encoded by the coding sequence ATGACAGTCGACGGCGCCCCGCGGGTGCTGCTGGTCATGGCGGAGGCGAGCGGCGGCATCGCCGGACATGTCGTCGACCTGGCGCACCGACTGACGGCGTGCGCCGTGCCCGTCGCAGTCGCGACGACACCATCGTCGGCGGCCCGGCTGCGGTTCGACGGCGAGGTCTTCCCGGTGTTGCGGTCGGGCCGGTCGATGCCGTCGAGTGTGCGGGCGTTGCGTCGTCTCGTCGGCGATTTAGACGTGGTGCACGCGCACGGACATCAGGCGGGTGTGCAGGCGGTGCTCGCGACCGCGGGGCTGCGGTCGGCGCCGCCGGTGGTGATCACCTGGCACAACGCGCTGCTCGCCGGTGGTGCGGCCGGCGTTGCCGGTGCGGCCGCCGAGCGGCTGCAGGTCGCCCGGGCCCGCCTCGTCACCGGTGCCAGCGCCGACCTGGTGCAGCGGGCCCGGGAGCTCGGGGCGAAGAACGCCACGCTCACCCCGGTGGCCGCCGACCTCACGCCGTGGTCGGGAGATCCCGCTGCAGCGAAGGCGGAACTCGCTGCGGCACACCGGCTTCCGGCCGACCGTCCGTGGGTGTTGACGGTCAGTCGCATCGCGCCTCAGAAGGATCTGCCCACCTTGCTCGACGCGTCCGCGAAGGTCGAGGGAGCAGCATTCGTGGTGGTCGGCGACGGCGATCCCGAGCTCACCGAGCAACTGCGTGCCCGCATCGAGGCAGAGCACCTTCCGGTGCACCTCGTCGGTGCCAGTGCGCAGGTGCCGCAGTTCATCGCGGCGTCGAGGCTGCTGGCGCTGCCGAGCCGGTGGGAGGCCCGGTCGCTCGTTGTGCAGGAGGCGCTGGCGGGTGGCCTGCCGTGCGTGGTCACTGACACCGGTGGGCTGCCCGAACTCGTCGGCGATGCCGGGCTGCTGGTGCCGGTCGGCGACGCCGATGCGCTCGCCGCCGGCATCCGGCGACTGCTCGACGACCCCGACCTCGTCACGCACCTGAGTGAGGCCGGACGCCGCAGGGCAGCGCAGCTCCCGGACGGCGACCAGGTCGCCGACGACTGGGTGCAGCGCTACCGCGCGGTCTGCGGATAG
- a CDS encoding DUF3515 family protein encodes MLATALLTACGGSAVSVTPADGHADPLCAKVADLWPDKVAGQERRSVSTKGGTEAAWGDPAIIARCGVTSPGADENCVEANGIDWIYSELSDGASFVTFGRTPAIQVLVPKNYAGDAIGAFGKAAAVVPQGSHRCS; translated from the coding sequence GTGCTGGCCACCGCACTGCTGACGGCGTGCGGTGGCTCTGCCGTGTCCGTTACACCCGCCGACGGTCACGCCGACCCGCTGTGCGCGAAGGTCGCCGACCTCTGGCCCGACAAGGTCGCCGGCCAGGAACGCCGCTCCGTGTCGACCAAGGGCGGCACCGAGGCGGCCTGGGGTGACCCCGCGATCATCGCCCGCTGCGGCGTCACCTCCCCCGGCGCCGACGAAAACTGCGTCGAGGCCAACGGGATCGACTGGATCTACAGCGAGTTGTCCGACGGGGCGAGCTTCGTGACCTTCGGTCGCACCCCGGCGATCCAGGTGCTCGTGCCCAAGAACTACGCCGGCGATGCGATCGGGGCGTTCGGCAAGGCCGCAGCGGTGGTGCCGCAGGGCAGCCACCGCTGTTCGTAA
- a CDS encoding Lrp/AsnC family transcriptional regulator, translating into MVQAYILIQSEVGKAHAVATAVAQINGVTLAEDVTGPYDVIARLEAETVDELGKLVIARIQEVPGITRTLTCTVVKV; encoded by the coding sequence ATGGTCCAGGCGTACATCCTGATCCAGAGCGAGGTCGGAAAGGCGCACGCCGTCGCGACCGCGGTCGCACAGATCAACGGCGTCACCCTGGCCGAGGACGTCACCGGCCCCTACGACGTGATCGCCCGCCTCGAGGCCGAGACCGTCGACGAACTCGGCAAGCTCGTCATCGCGCGCATCCAGGAAGTGCCCGGCATCACCCGCACCCTCACGTGCACCGTCGTCAAGGTCTGA
- the thiL gene encoding thiamine-phosphate kinase, whose translation MIPPDGRTLAQTSEQELLASIFPVLPTRPEVLIGVGDDTALLQVPSGAVLVTTDSMVLGRDWIDDWSTGADVGHKVVTQNLADIAAMGGVCTGVVVSLIAGRDTTVAWCRELNEGIADACRAENVAVLGGDLSSAPDDVRVVSITALGELNGSSAVRRDGARVGDVVAVSDSLGRSDAGLRLLQAGTTDRAPELVAFHRRPVARLAAGPDAAAAGATALMDISDGLVRDGRRIATASGVGIDLSRELLTPFARRLETAVGDDAWACVLSGGEEHTLLATFPDDVVPQGWSLVGRVVEGSDVTLDGQPQQGGGWDHFGG comes from the coding sequence ATGATTCCGCCTGATGGACGCACGCTCGCACAGACCAGCGAGCAGGAGTTGCTGGCGTCGATCTTCCCCGTTCTGCCGACCCGTCCGGAGGTGCTCATCGGGGTCGGCGACGACACGGCCCTGCTGCAGGTGCCCAGCGGCGCGGTGCTGGTGACCACCGACTCGATGGTGCTCGGCCGCGACTGGATCGACGACTGGAGCACTGGCGCCGATGTCGGTCACAAGGTCGTCACCCAGAACCTCGCCGACATCGCCGCGATGGGCGGCGTCTGCACCGGGGTCGTGGTGTCGCTGATCGCCGGCCGCGACACGACCGTCGCGTGGTGCCGGGAGCTGAACGAGGGCATCGCCGATGCGTGCCGGGCCGAGAACGTCGCCGTGCTCGGTGGTGACCTGAGTTCGGCGCCCGACGATGTGCGGGTGGTCAGCATCACCGCGCTCGGGGAACTGAACGGGTCGTCCGCGGTGCGCCGCGACGGCGCCCGCGTCGGCGACGTCGTCGCCGTGAGCGACAGCCTCGGTCGCTCGGACGCCGGCCTGCGACTGCTGCAGGCGGGCACCACCGACCGTGCGCCGGAACTCGTCGCGTTCCACCGGCGTCCGGTGGCGCGCTTGGCAGCCGGCCCGGACGCCGCAGCCGCCGGCGCGACCGCGTTGATGGACATCAGCGACGGGTTGGTGCGCGACGGACGCCGGATCGCTACGGCTAGCGGGGTCGGCATCGACCTCTCGCGCGAGTTGCTCACGCCGTTCGCCCGGCGCCTCGAGACCGCCGTCGGCGATGACGCCTGGGCCTGCGTGCTCAGCGGGGGTGAGGAGCACACCCTCCTCGCGACCTTCCCCGACGACGTGGTGCCGCAAGGCTGGTCGCTCGTCGGGCGGGTGGTCGAGGGCAGCGACGTGACGCTCGACGGGCAGCCGCAGCAGGGCGGCGGCTGGGACCACTTCGGCGGCTGA
- a CDS encoding peptidase E: protein MKGTIVTLGGGGFSMSDDGSSAIDDHLLQLTGADMPKVCFVPTASGDDAGYIDRFEHAFAGRAQTSVLSLFTKTEHVDPRHVLDQHLVYVGGGSTANLLAVWRLHDLPRHLLAAAANGTVLAGISAGMNCWFEASSTDSFGALAPLRDGLGWLPGGACPHYLGESERRASLLTWVGAGELPDTYAVDDHSALVWRDGKLIEAITEAPGHPVYRVVREGDSAHETEISTRLLGT from the coding sequence ATGAAGGGCACGATCGTCACGCTTGGCGGCGGCGGTTTCTCCATGTCGGACGACGGCAGTTCCGCCATCGACGACCACCTGCTCCAGCTCACCGGAGCCGACATGCCGAAGGTGTGTTTCGTCCCGACCGCATCGGGCGATGACGCCGGTTACATCGACAGGTTCGAGCACGCGTTCGCCGGACGCGCGCAGACCTCGGTGCTGTCGCTGTTCACCAAGACCGAGCACGTCGATCCACGCCACGTGCTCGACCAGCACCTCGTCTACGTCGGCGGCGGTTCGACCGCCAACCTGCTGGCCGTCTGGCGATTGCACGACTTGCCCCGCCACCTGCTCGCGGCCGCCGCGAACGGCACGGTGCTCGCCGGCATCAGCGCCGGGATGAACTGCTGGTTCGAGGCGTCGTCGACCGACTCGTTCGGTGCGCTCGCGCCGCTGCGCGACGGACTCGGCTGGTTGCCCGGCGGCGCCTGCCCGCACTACCTGGGTGAGTCGGAACGTCGCGCCTCGCTGCTGACGTGGGTCGGCGCCGGAGAACTGCCCGACACGTACGCGGTCGACGACCACAGCGCGCTCGTGTGGCGCGACGGCAAACTCATCGAGGCGATCACCGAAGCGCCTGGGCACCCCGTGTATCGGGTTGTGCGAGAAGGTGATTCAGCCCACGAAACGGAGATCTCGACGCGACTGCTCGGCACGTGA
- a CDS encoding FAD:protein FMN transferase, translating into MTATKTPRRAWVEQIMGLPISIHLRGDDVRSEATEAVVARVYRRLRWVDSVFSTYRQDSTVSALRRGEVEVDEVVGAVGYIVDVCAEASRVTGGCFSADLPDADGVRRFDPSGVVKGWAIGEAAKLLGELPGHSYCINAGGDIATGYGPDCPREVRDQAWRVGLQSPHRADAIVRTVELHTGGLATSGLYARGNHIYDPRTGTYPTTTGSVTVSGPDVMWADIWATALFVGGKESEELLHQWDPRYSVIRLT; encoded by the coding sequence GTGACCGCAACGAAGACGCCGCGCCGCGCGTGGGTGGAGCAGATCATGGGGCTGCCGATCTCCATCCACCTTCGTGGCGACGACGTGCGGTCGGAGGCGACCGAGGCCGTCGTGGCACGGGTGTACCGGCGGCTGCGTTGGGTCGATTCGGTGTTCTCCACCTACCGGCAGGACTCCACGGTGAGCGCGCTGCGCCGCGGCGAGGTCGAGGTCGACGAGGTCGTCGGCGCGGTGGGTTACATCGTCGACGTGTGTGCCGAGGCGAGCCGGGTCACCGGCGGCTGTTTCAGCGCCGACCTACCCGACGCCGACGGAGTGCGCCGGTTCGATCCGAGCGGCGTGGTCAAGGGTTGGGCGATCGGCGAGGCGGCCAAGTTGCTCGGCGAACTGCCCGGGCATTCGTACTGCATCAACGCCGGTGGTGACATCGCGACCGGGTACGGCCCCGACTGCCCGCGCGAGGTGCGTGACCAGGCCTGGCGGGTGGGGCTGCAGAGCCCGCACCGCGCTGACGCGATCGTCCGCACCGTCGAACTGCACACCGGCGGGCTCGCGACGTCCGGCCTCTATGCGCGCGGCAACCACATCTACGACCCGCGCACCGGCACCTACCCGACCACGACCGGTTCGGTCACGGTGAGCGGGCCGGACGTCATGTGGGCGGACATCTGGGCGACTGCGCTCTTCGTCGGTGGCAAGGAGTCGGAAGAGCTTCTGCACCAATGGGATCCGCGGTACAGCGTGATCCGATTGACCTGA
- a CDS encoding FMN-binding protein: MKRITYWGMATVTVLVLLFSYRTSLHSDFAAASSQRTVQSSSVATGVSATGSGGGSGSGDGADTSTGSSTGSSGSAGSSSSASGSNSSASGTFTGDSVDTRWGPVQVQITVSSGKITAVQAVVYPTDNPRDVEINNQALPILADEAVKAQSSQIDTVSGATVTSDGYISSLQSAIDKANL, encoded by the coding sequence ATGAAGCGAATCACCTACTGGGGCATGGCGACCGTCACCGTGCTGGTGCTGCTGTTCAGCTACCGCACCAGCTTGCACTCCGATTTCGCCGCGGCCTCGTCGCAGCGCACGGTGCAGTCGAGCTCGGTGGCCACCGGCGTCTCGGCCACCGGCTCGGGCGGCGGGTCGGGCTCGGGGGACGGCGCCGACACTTCCACGGGATCATCGACCGGGTCGTCGGGATCGGCGGGGTCATCCTCCTCCGCCTCGGGCTCGAACTCGAGCGCATCGGGCACGTTCACCGGCGACAGCGTCGACACCCGGTGGGGGCCGGTGCAGGTGCAGATCACCGTGTCGAGCGGCAAGATCACCGCCGTCCAGGCCGTCGTATACCCGACGGACAACCCGCGCGACGTCGAGATCAACAACCAGGCGTTGCCGATCCTGGCCGACGAGGCGGTGAAGGCGCAGAGCTCGCAGATCGACACGGTCTCGGGCGCCACCGTCACTTCCGATGGGTACATCTCCTCCTTGCAGTCCGCGATCGACAAGGCGAACCTGTGA
- a CDS encoding ferredoxin reductase family protein has translation MTISLSPRSGGAPTAPLPTNATRRAVTTAPPPVTVRPWWRDLTGVLTWSTMLFVVALWVYGGGVQQLNSFASAANSLGRLTGLVASDLLLIQVLMMARVPMFERAYGQDELARRHRLIGFTSFNLMWTHIVLIVIGYASAQWSQLWSTIVDLVLNYPAMLLAVAGTVALCMVVSTSVKKARGKLRYESWHLIHLYGYLGAGLALPHQLWTGTDFMNNTAATVFWWGLWAVTALAVLVYRVGLPLWTSWRHDLRVAGVDRLAPDVVTVTVTGRDLHRFPVSAGQFFQWRFAGRGQTRAHPYSLSHAPDGRTLRITAQEVGDGTDALASLRPGTRALVEGPYGRMHDGVRTKRKVLLMGSGIGVTPLRAMFESIPAAPGDVTLIYRAGSDAHLLWADELQAIARHRGARVFFVTGRRAERGGWLPQNVAHLDDVGALRHLVPDVAQHDVFVCGSNGWMNAVEQTLTAAGVPDAQVHIERFSY, from the coding sequence GTGACGATCTCCCTTTCCCCGCGCTCCGGCGGCGCGCCGACCGCCCCGTTGCCCACGAACGCCACCCGGCGCGCCGTGACGACCGCCCCGCCGCCGGTCACCGTCCGGCCGTGGTGGCGCGACCTGACCGGCGTGCTCACCTGGTCGACGATGTTGTTCGTCGTCGCCCTGTGGGTCTACGGCGGCGGTGTGCAGCAACTGAACTCGTTCGCGTCCGCGGCGAACAGCCTCGGCCGGTTGACCGGTTTGGTCGCCTCCGACCTGCTGCTGATCCAGGTGCTGATGATGGCGCGGGTGCCGATGTTCGAGCGGGCCTACGGCCAGGACGAACTCGCCCGCCGGCACCGGCTGATCGGGTTCACCAGCTTCAACCTGATGTGGACGCACATCGTGCTCATCGTCATCGGCTACGCCTCGGCGCAGTGGTCGCAGCTGTGGTCGACGATCGTCGACCTGGTGCTGAACTATCCGGCGATGCTGCTCGCCGTCGCGGGCACCGTCGCCCTGTGCATGGTGGTCTCGACCAGCGTGAAGAAGGCGCGCGGCAAGCTGCGCTACGAGTCGTGGCACCTCATCCACCTGTACGGCTACCTCGGTGCGGGCCTCGCACTGCCGCACCAACTGTGGACCGGCACCGACTTCATGAACAACACCGCGGCAACGGTGTTCTGGTGGGGTCTGTGGGCGGTCACCGCGCTCGCCGTGCTCGTCTACCGCGTCGGGCTGCCGCTGTGGACGTCGTGGCGGCACGATCTGCGGGTCGCCGGTGTCGACCGGCTCGCACCTGACGTCGTGACGGTCACGGTCACCGGACGTGACCTGCACCGATTCCCGGTGAGCGCCGGACAGTTCTTCCAGTGGCGATTCGCCGGACGCGGCCAGACCCGCGCCCACCCCTACTCCCTGTCGCACGCACCCGACGGGCGCACCCTGCGGATCACCGCACAGGAGGTGGGCGACGGCACCGACGCGCTCGCCTCGCTGCGCCCGGGCACCCGGGCTCTCGTCGAAGGGCCCTACGGACGCATGCACGACGGCGTGCGCACCAAGCGGAAGGTGCTGCTCATGGGGTCGGGCATCGGGGTCACCCCGTTGCGGGCGATGTTCGAGTCGATCCCGGCCGCGCCCGGTGACGTGACGCTGATCTACCGGGCCGGCTCCGACGCGCACCTGCTGTGGGCCGACGAACTCCAGGCGATCGCCCGCCACCGCGGCGCACGGGTCTTCTTCGTCACCGGCCGGCGAGCCGAACGTGGCGGCTGGCTGCCGCAGAACGTCGCGCACCTCGACGATGTCGGTGCGTTGCGACACCTCGTGCCGGACGTCGCGCAGCACGACGTGTTCGTGTGCGGCTCGAACGGCTGGATGAACGCGGTCGAACAGACCCTCACCGCGGCCGGGGTGCCCGACGCGCAGGTGCACATCGAACGCTTCAGCTACTGA
- the rpmB gene encoding 50S ribosomal protein L28 — protein MAATCDVCGKGPGFGHNVSHSQRKTKRRWNPNIQRVRALVGEAGVTPKRLNVCTSCLKAGKVTR, from the coding sequence GTGGCTGCCACCTGCGACGTCTGCGGCAAGGGACCCGGCTTCGGTCACAACGTCTCGCACTCGCAGCGCAAGACCAAGCGCCGCTGGAACCCGAACATCCAGCGCGTCCGCGCGCTCGTGGGCGAGGCCGGCGTGACCCCGAAGCGTCTAAACGTCTGCACTTCCTGCTTGAAGGCCGGGAAGGTCACCCGCTGA
- a CDS encoding DAK2 domain-containing protein, with protein sequence MVLDVLDLDALRRWVVAARSDLATYAERINNLNVFPVPDADTGTNLLMTVDGAMGSLTFSQPADLGRAAADLAQATLMAARGNSGVIISQIARGVAEVLVESPDQQLTASGLADALQRATNYAWRSVSSPVEGTILTVAGAAADGAAMHADGSLLEVVVAAVEAAEVALVNTTEQLESLRQAGVVDAGGAGLVIVLQSLRRVVESGGGPVRPLTEPPAWLTKEAAVLTTDCGDDDEDGDGPGYEVMYMLSDTDEQRIARLRGILDRLGDSLVIAGGPQTWSVHVHVDDVTGALNAGADAGRPHRFQITRFADEIAARHPVAVSKQTRTLVVAVTESPGLSDLARAEERMVVAGDAGRIARSSAVRAIRETQLDDVLLIADSSRSSGTADLLEKALRDKGVRVLRPGASGPVEFISALAVAHPEQSAQEMLGSVDDALIDLSTGLLTIAAEEFETAEGTCPKGGVVGRIDGEVIAVGTEALPVAAEVVETLVSERDCEMVTLVAGERAPDTLADTLRTSLGRAHPDLEVTIVAGGGPYVLAVGVE encoded by the coding sequence ATGGTGCTGGACGTACTCGACCTCGACGCCCTGCGCCGCTGGGTCGTGGCCGCGCGCAGTGACCTGGCCACGTACGCCGAGCGCATCAACAACCTCAACGTCTTCCCGGTGCCCGACGCCGACACCGGCACCAATTTGCTGATGACCGTCGACGGTGCGATGGGGTCGTTGACCTTCTCCCAGCCCGCCGATCTCGGCCGGGCCGCGGCCGATCTGGCGCAGGCCACGTTGATGGCCGCGCGCGGCAACTCGGGCGTGATCATCAGTCAGATCGCGCGCGGCGTCGCCGAGGTGCTGGTCGAGTCGCCCGACCAGCAGTTGACCGCATCCGGGCTTGCCGATGCGTTGCAGCGGGCCACCAACTACGCGTGGCGCAGCGTGAGCAGCCCGGTCGAGGGCACCATCCTCACCGTCGCCGGCGCGGCGGCCGACGGCGCCGCGATGCACGCCGACGGTTCGTTGCTCGAGGTCGTGGTCGCGGCCGTGGAGGCGGCCGAGGTGGCGCTGGTCAACACCACCGAGCAGTTGGAGTCGTTGCGGCAGGCGGGTGTGGTCGACGCCGGCGGCGCCGGCCTGGTGATCGTGTTGCAGTCGCTGCGCCGGGTGGTCGAGAGCGGCGGCGGGCCGGTGCGTCCGTTGACCGAACCTCCCGCCTGGCTCACCAAGGAAGCGGCGGTGCTGACCACCGACTGCGGCGATGACGACGAGGACGGCGACGGGCCCGGTTACGAGGTCATGTACATGCTGTCCGACACCGACGAGCAGCGCATCGCCCGCCTGCGGGGCATCCTCGACCGGCTCGGCGACTCGTTGGTCATCGCCGGTGGCCCGCAGACCTGGTCGGTGCATGTGCACGTCGACGACGTGACGGGTGCCCTCAACGCGGGGGCCGACGCCGGGCGTCCGCACCGTTTCCAGATCACCCGGTTCGCCGACGAGATCGCCGCTCGTCACCCGGTCGCCGTGTCGAAGCAGACTCGCACGCTCGTGGTGGCGGTGACCGAATCGCCCGGTCTGTCCGACCTCGCTCGCGCAGAGGAGCGCATGGTCGTCGCCGGTGACGCGGGGCGCATCGCCCGATCGTCCGCGGTGCGGGCCATCCGCGAGACCCAACTCGACGACGTGCTGTTGATCGCCGACTCCTCCCGCAGCAGCGGCACCGCCGACCTGCTGGAGAAGGCGTTGCGCGACAAGGGTGTTCGTGTGTTGCGCCCCGGCGCGTCGGGACCGGTCGAGTTCATCTCGGCGCTCGCGGTCGCCCACCCCGAGCAGAGTGCCCAGGAGATGCTCGGGTCGGTCGACGACGCATTGATCGACCTGTCGACGGGGTTGCTGACGATCGCCGCCGAGGAGTTCGAGACGGCCGAGGGCACCTGCCCCAAGGGTGGCGTGGTCGGTCGCATCGACGGCGAGGTCATCGCGGTCGGCACCGAAGCCCTCCCTGTCGCCGCCGAGGTGGTCGAGACGCTGGTGTCCGAGCGCGACTGCGAGATGGTCACGCTGGTGGCCGGGGAAAGGGCCCCTGACACGCTCGCCGACACGCTGCGCACCTCGCTCGGCCGTGCCCACCCCGACCTCGAGGTCACGATCGTGGCGGGCGGCGGCCCCTACGTGCTGGCCGTGGGGGTGGAGTGA